In Chloroflexota bacterium, the following proteins share a genomic window:
- a CDS encoding glycosyltransferase family 4 protein translates to MQIAIDASRLAVGQRTGTESYTTELVRALAQTDRTNHYCLYVNQLPAALPPLGRNWRIKPIPAPRLWTHLRLGPTWQLDRPDVAFVPAHVLPSLPPRRSVVTIHDLGYEHHPESHPARQRLYLRYSTLWSARMASQIIAISEATKRDLLHYTGIAAEKISVIYHGVHERFYPHSSEQTKATAAKYGLHGEYLLFISTIQPRKNLVRLIEAYAQARQRCPDLPILALGGKTGWLTEQITQQAQQLGISDHVAFLGYVADEDLPTLLSGATIYLLPSLYEGFGMTVLEAMASGVAVITSNVSSLPEVAGDAALLVEPTQTAAIAAAIVELWQNSQQRHDFAQRGLAWAKQWTWQRCAEQTLAVLTTVGHHGSF, encoded by the coding sequence ATGCAGATTGCAATTGATGCTAGTCGTTTGGCGGTTGGGCAGCGCACTGGCACCGAATCATATACAACTGAATTAGTGCGAGCGCTGGCTCAAACTGACCGTACCAACCACTATTGTTTATATGTGAATCAACTCCCCGCAGCGTTGCCCCCACTAGGCCGCAATTGGCGGATCAAGCCGATTCCTGCGCCGCGTTTATGGACGCACTTGCGGCTTGGCCCAACCTGGCAGCTCGATCGGCCAGATGTGGCGTTTGTGCCAGCCCATGTCTTGCCAAGTTTGCCGCCACGTCGCAGCGTTGTGACGATTCACGATTTGGGCTACGAGCACCATCCTGAATCGCACCCCGCTCGCCAACGGCTGTATTTGCGCTACTCAACCTTATGGAGCGCTCGTATGGCCAGCCAGATTATTGCGATCTCCGAAGCCACCAAGCGCGATCTTTTGCACTACACAGGCATTGCCGCCGAAAAAATTAGCGTGATCTACCACGGCGTGCACGAGCGTTTTTATCCTCATTCAAGTGAGCAAACCAAAGCAACTGCTGCCAAATATGGCTTACACGGCGAGTATTTATTATTTATCAGCACAATTCAGCCACGCAAAAATTTGGTACGCTTGATCGAAGCCTATGCCCAAGCCCGCCAACGCTGCCCTGATTTGCCGATTTTGGCCTTGGGCGGCAAAACTGGCTGGCTAACCGAACAAATTACCCAACAAGCTCAACAGTTAGGAATCAGCGATCATGTGGCCTTTTTAGGCTATGTAGCCGATGAAGATTTACCAACGCTGCTCAGTGGTGCGACAATCTATCTGTTGCCATCGCTCTACGAAGGCTTTGGCATGACCGTTTTGGAAGCGATGGCCAGCGGCGTTGCAGTGATTACCAGCAATGTCAGCAGCCTGCCTGAGGTTGCTGGCGATGCAGCCTTGTTGGTCGAGCCGACCCAAACCGCTGCAATTGCCGCAGCGATTGTTGAGCTTTGGCAAAACTCACAGCAACGCCACGATTTCGCTCAACGCGGCCTAGCATGGGCCAAACAATGGACATGGCAGCGCTGTGCTGAACAAACTTTAGCAGTTCTAACAACGGTTGGGCATCATGGCTCATTCTAA
- a CDS encoding protein kinase produces the protein MRIEDLIGKQLGRYKINRILGRGGMAAVFEAEDTILRRLVALKVLYAQYVADANLVERFRREAILAARLEHAHIVPIYDVGESDGVVYIAMKLLTGQSLQDSLLIDSTLSPERVGEIVRQVASALDYAHGRGVVHRDIKPGNVMLDADNQVVLTDFGIAKSLDAPGLTTTGVMVGTPDYMAPEQIDSKIGPVDARADIYALAVMAYRMLTGARPFDGSTTDILLAHLSRVPEAASLRNPHVPPSIDAVLSAALAKNPADRTKSAGLFARALNEAIGSPTGIAATPPPGAKQAVVIPSVAAEQIVAKAQGATQTSAITRRKRPSTWPILLLIGSIITGVLMFVTDTVLDNRQEAKQTLATEAAERGQYQTQVAQIGVTQTALAAQIDQTATATMPVRSTATLEASVPSPTAEAAQPSQAAQTTARPVATQGVPVASSPTIAPTNNPPTPTVATPTVLAACIGPLQGGFGTLWRTNPNIAEALGCPSNGEAASTASIQYFDGGMMYWVGNSDQIYVYYGAAASGSWQSFANPNDPSYDEPRETAPAGKLEPIRGFGTLWHTISAIRSALSWANSPEYPITGVVQYFPNGMMVFSPALEGRPDRIWVMTNDGGWTRYTDPN, from the coding sequence ATGCGCATCGAAGATTTAATCGGCAAGCAACTTGGGCGCTATAAGATTAACCGCATTCTTGGGCGCGGCGGTATGGCCGCAGTATTCGAGGCCGAGGATACAATTTTGCGTCGATTGGTGGCGCTCAAGGTGTTGTATGCCCAATATGTGGCCGATGCCAACCTGGTTGAGCGGTTTCGGCGTGAAGCAATTTTGGCGGCTCGCTTGGAGCATGCGCATATCGTGCCAATTTATGATGTTGGCGAATCCGATGGCGTGGTCTATATCGCCATGAAGCTGCTAACTGGGCAGTCGTTGCAAGATAGTTTATTAATTGATAGCACGTTGTCGCCAGAACGAGTTGGCGAAATTGTGCGGCAAGTTGCTAGTGCCTTAGATTATGCCCATGGTCGCGGGGTGGTGCATCGCGATATCAAGCCAGGCAACGTGATGCTCGATGCTGATAATCAAGTTGTTTTGACTGATTTTGGAATTGCCAAATCGCTTGATGCCCCCGGCCTTACTACCACTGGCGTGATGGTTGGCACGCCCGATTATATGGCTCCTGAGCAGATCGATAGCAAAATTGGCCCAGTTGATGCGCGAGCTGATATCTACGCGCTGGCAGTGATGGCCTATCGCATGTTGACTGGGGCACGACCATTCGATGGCTCGACAACTGATATTCTGCTGGCGCATCTTTCGCGTGTGCCCGAAGCGGCCTCGTTGCGCAACCCGCATGTGCCGCCATCGATTGATGCAGTGCTCAGCGCGGCGCTAGCCAAAAATCCTGCTGATCGGACTAAATCGGCAGGCTTATTTGCCCGCGCTTTGAATGAAGCAATTGGTTCGCCAACTGGGATCGCCGCAACTCCGCCACCTGGAGCCAAGCAAGCAGTGGTGATTCCGAGTGTGGCCGCTGAGCAAATTGTGGCCAAAGCTCAAGGGGCGACCCAAACATCAGCTATCACTCGCCGTAAACGCCCTTCAACATGGCCAATTCTCTTGTTAATTGGCTCGATTATTACCGGCGTGCTGATGTTTGTCACTGATACCGTTTTGGATAATCGCCAAGAGGCCAAACAGACCCTTGCAACTGAGGCTGCCGAACGCGGTCAGTATCAAACCCAAGTTGCCCAAATTGGGGTAACGCAAACCGCTTTAGCCGCTCAAATCGACCAAACAGCAACAGCAACCATGCCTGTTCGCAGCACCGCCACGCTTGAAGCGAGCGTCCCTAGCCCTACAGCTGAGGCTGCACAACCAAGCCAAGCTGCTCAAACAACCGCTCGACCCGTTGCAACCCAAGGAGTTCCAGTAGCATCAAGCCCTACAATTGCCCCAACCAATAATCCGCCAACCCCAACCGTGGCAACTCCAACGGTTTTGGCGGCCTGTATTGGACCATTGCAAGGTGGTTTTGGCACGCTTTGGCGCACAAATCCCAACATTGCTGAAGCGTTGGGCTGCCCAAGTAATGGCGAGGCCGCCAGTACTGCCTCAATTCAATATTTTGATGGCGGGATGATGTATTGGGTTGGCAATAGTGATCAAATTTATGTTTACTATGGCGCGGCGGCTAGCGGCTCGTGGCAAAGTTTTGCCAACCCCAACGATCCCTCATATGATGAACCGCGCGAAACCGCGCCTGCTGGCAAATTGGAGCCAATTCGTGGTTTTGGCACGCTCTGGCATACGATTAGTGCCATTCGCTCAGCATTAAGTTGGGCCAATAGCCCCGAATACCCAATTACTGGCGTGGTGCAATATTTTCCCAATGGCATGATGGTGTTCTCGCCAGCCCTCGAAGGTCGTCCCGACCGCATTTGGGTGATGACTAATGATGGCGGCTGGACGCGCTATACCGATCCAAATTAA
- the acnA gene encoding aconitate hydratase AcnA, giving the protein MTHKRQDDFGAKATLTVGDRSLVYYRLNKLEEDGIAAVSKLPFSIKVLLEAMLRNNDGFAVTKQDVENMARWNAANPEKIEVPFKPARVILQDFTGVPAVVDLAAMRAAMAQQGGDPQRINPLVPVDLVIDHSVQIDQFGSKMALFFNAEREFERNAERYEFLKWGQQAFDNFSVVPPETGIVHQVNLEYLAKVVQVFTEEGELVALPDSLVGTDSHTTMINGLGVVGWGVGGIEAEAVMLGQPIYMLLPEVIGFKVTGQLPEGATATDLALTVTELLRKKGVVGKFVEFYGPGVANMALSDRATIANMAPEYGATMGFFPVDQETIHFLRSTGRSDELADLVEAYSKAQGLFLDANSPEAEYTDTVHLDLSTIVPSVAGPKRPQDRVELPSTKASFQKSLTAPIAERGFALSTEKAENTATVQNNGHSATIGHGAVVIASITSCTNTSNPSVMLGAGLLAKKAVEKGLTVAPYVKTSLAPGSRVVSSYLEQAELIEPLEALGFHIVGYGCTTCIGNSGPLPEPVAAAVQEGELVAAAVLSGNRNFEGRINPLVKAAYLASPPLVVAYALAGTINLDLATEPLGNDKEGNPVYLRDIWPSQSEIQETVRKAIKPEMFTQQYGNVFAGSDAWKRVQAPTGNIYAWNNDSTYIQHPPFFQDLQPEPAPIGDIKGARVLALLGDSVTTDHISPAGSIAKNSPAAKYLIDNGVNPQDFNSYGARRGNHEVMMRGTFANIRLKNLLLNGVEGGYTLYFPTGEQQSIYDASMAYQASGTPLVILAGKEYGTGSSRDWAAKGTYLLGVKVVIAESYERIHRSNLVGMGVLPLQYRAGESAASLGLKGDESFSVEGINDDLQARSELTVRAVRPDGSELSFQAVVRIDTPVEVEYYKNGGILHTVLRQLAKTA; this is encoded by the coding sequence ATGACGCACAAACGCCAAGATGATTTTGGGGCCAAAGCCACGTTGACCGTCGGTGATCGGTCGTTGGTTTACTATCGGCTCAACAAACTCGAAGAAGATGGAATTGCCGCCGTCTCCAAATTGCCGTTCTCAATTAAGGTGTTGTTGGAAGCTATGCTGCGCAACAACGATGGTTTTGCCGTAACCAAACAAGATGTTGAGAATATGGCGCGTTGGAATGCCGCTAACCCCGAAAAAATCGAAGTTCCGTTTAAGCCAGCCCGCGTAATTTTGCAAGACTTCACGGGTGTTCCGGCAGTAGTTGACTTGGCTGCAATGCGGGCTGCAATGGCTCAGCAAGGTGGCGATCCCCAACGAATTAACCCATTGGTTCCGGTCGATTTGGTGATCGACCACTCGGTGCAAATCGATCAATTCGGCTCAAAAATGGCTTTGTTCTTCAATGCCGAGCGCGAATTTGAACGCAACGCCGAACGCTATGAGTTTTTGAAATGGGGCCAGCAAGCCTTCGATAACTTCAGCGTCGTGCCACCCGAAACCGGGATTGTGCACCAAGTCAACCTTGAATATTTGGCAAAAGTTGTTCAAGTATTCACTGAAGAAGGCGAATTGGTAGCCCTGCCCGATTCGTTGGTTGGGACTGACTCGCACACCACCATGATCAACGGCCTTGGCGTGGTTGGCTGGGGTGTTGGCGGGATCGAAGCCGAAGCCGTGATGCTTGGTCAGCCAATCTACATGCTCTTGCCTGAAGTTATTGGCTTCAAAGTAACTGGCCAATTGCCTGAAGGCGCTACCGCCACCGACTTAGCCTTGACCGTCACCGAATTGCTGCGCAAAAAAGGCGTGGTCGGCAAGTTTGTCGAATTCTATGGCCCAGGCGTGGCTAATATGGCGCTCTCAGATCGCGCAACGATTGCCAACATGGCTCCCGAATATGGCGCAACCATGGGCTTCTTCCCTGTCGATCAAGAAACCATTCACTTCTTGCGCAGCACTGGCCGCTCGGATGAATTGGCCGATTTGGTCGAAGCTTACAGCAAAGCCCAAGGCCTGTTCCTCGATGCCAACTCGCCCGAAGCTGAATACACCGACACTGTGCATTTAGATCTTTCGACGATTGTGCCAAGCGTTGCTGGCCCCAAACGCCCGCAAGATCGGGTTGAATTGCCCAGCACCAAAGCATCGTTCCAAAAATCGTTGACCGCTCCAATTGCTGAGCGTGGTTTTGCCTTGTCAACTGAGAAAGCCGAAAACACCGCCACCGTGCAAAATAACGGTCACTCGGCCACGATTGGTCATGGTGCAGTCGTGATTGCTTCGATCACCAGCTGTACCAACACCTCAAACCCATCGGTCATGTTGGGTGCAGGCTTGTTGGCCAAAAAAGCTGTCGAAAAAGGCTTGACTGTGGCTCCTTACGTCAAAACCAGTTTGGCACCAGGCTCACGGGTCGTTTCCAGCTACCTCGAACAAGCCGAATTGATCGAGCCACTCGAAGCGTTGGGCTTCCACATCGTTGGCTATGGCTGTACCACCTGTATCGGCAATAGCGGGCCACTGCCTGAGCCAGTCGCCGCCGCCGTGCAAGAAGGCGAATTGGTTGCCGCCGCTGTGTTGAGCGGTAACCGCAACTTCGAAGGCCGAATCAATCCATTGGTTAAGGCTGCCTACTTGGCCTCACCACCATTGGTTGTCGCCTATGCCTTGGCTGGTACAATCAATCTCGATTTGGCTACCGAGCCATTGGGCAACGATAAAGAAGGCAATCCGGTTTACTTGCGCGATATTTGGCCAAGCCAAAGCGAAATTCAAGAAACCGTGCGCAAAGCGATCAAGCCGGAAATGTTTACCCAACAATATGGCAATGTGTTTGCTGGCAGTGATGCTTGGAAGCGCGTGCAAGCGCCAACTGGCAACATCTATGCTTGGAACAACGACTCGACCTATATCCAACACCCGCCATTCTTCCAAGATTTGCAACCTGAGCCAGCGCCAATCGGCGATATCAAGGGCGCACGGGTTTTGGCCTTGTTGGGCGATTCGGTAACCACCGATCACATCTCGCCAGCAGGTTCAATCGCCAAAAATAGCCCAGCCGCCAAGTATCTAATCGATAACGGCGTTAATCCCCAAGATTTCAACTCGTATGGTGCACGTCGTGGCAACCACGAAGTGATGATGCGTGGCACATTTGCCAACATCCGCCTGAAAAACTTGTTGTTGAATGGAGTTGAAGGCGGCTATACGCTCTACTTCCCAACCGGCGAACAACAATCGATCTACGATGCCTCGATGGCCTATCAAGCCAGTGGCACGCCGTTGGTGATTTTGGCTGGCAAGGAATATGGCACTGGTAGCTCACGCGACTGGGCAGCCAAAGGCACCTATCTCTTAGGCGTAAAAGTCGTTATCGCCGAAAGTTACGAACGGATTCACCGCTCGAACTTGGTCGGGATGGGCGTGTTGCCATTGCAATATCGCGCTGGCGAATCGGCGGCTAGCCTTGGCTTGAAGGGCGACGAAAGCTTCTCAGTCGAAGGTATCAACGACGATTTACAAGCTCGCTCAGAATTGACCGTGCGGGCAGTGCGCCCCGATGGCAGCGAACTCAGTTTCCAAGCTGTCGTGCGGATCGACACCCCAGTTGAAGTTGAATACTACAAGAACGGTGGGATTCTCCACACTGTACTGCGCCAATTGGCCAAAACTGCCTAA
- the priA gene encoding primosomal protein N' has translation MYAHVALNAYLPDNPDAILTYAVPPHLRPLSVGALVWVPLGPRRVQGVVLEFSTQRPQGFVVRDILEHADPEAIAAPAQLALAQWFSQTQAVRLWDAVQLTMPPGVKQEIERTWRPTEHGQKIELGTLDERERAILFHLRRVGEQSERQLRVDLRGSDADLRRSYTELHERGLIALGSLVSRPAAKPKREWSAQPTSANPAEALAELSKAPRLAAIFQAILEQAVDGEPVLLPELRDVGATLNHLRSLALRNLIQLEQIEVRRDPLLGRIPPLEFPPELTLEQERGWRQIVAAQDTASRTGKAKPMLLHGVTGSGKTELYLRAIGRALRNGGQALVLVPEIALTTQLVRRFAARFPQQLAVLHSELSVGERYDEWRRLRRGDAQVAIGSRSAIWSPMGKLQLIIVDEEHEHSFKHEATPYYHARDLAVKLAELAGAVLILGSATPSLETAYAVQINKYEVLELHERVGRKTVAGVTKADPIPMPPVQIVDMRSELKAGVRSMFSRPLQSAIQRTLDKREQTILFLNRRGIASFVMCRDCGTTIQCPRCAVALAVHATEGDAAAPATLRCHYCGHVDWVPRNCPSCFSTRIRDFGVGTQRVVEEVKLLYPQARVMRWDRDVTGRKGSHEALLNQFTQHEADILVGTQMVAKGFDLPLVTLVGVITADTALNLPDFRSGERTFQLLAQVAGRAGRRAGGGQVIIQSYNPEHYAIQAAAQHDYRQFYREEIAFRRTAHYPPFSRLIRFMTQSPSNKTVERVVRQFDTQLREELERRRIRDWAIIGPSPAFLQKVRDLYRWHILVRLPDPTDLLHDLKIPSGWTIDVDPISLL, from the coding sequence ATGTATGCCCACGTTGCGCTCAATGCCTATTTGCCCGATAACCCCGATGCGATTTTGACCTATGCCGTACCGCCGCATCTTCGGCCTTTGAGCGTAGGTGCATTGGTGTGGGTTCCACTTGGGCCACGTCGCGTGCAGGGCGTGGTTTTAGAATTTAGCACTCAACGACCCCAAGGTTTTGTGGTGCGCGATATTTTAGAACATGCCGACCCCGAAGCGATCGCTGCCCCAGCCCAATTGGCCTTGGCGCAGTGGTTTAGCCAAACTCAGGCCGTGCGGCTGTGGGATGCTGTGCAATTGACCATGCCACCAGGTGTAAAGCAAGAAATTGAGCGCACTTGGCGGCCAACTGAGCATGGCCAGAAGATCGAACTTGGCACGCTTGACGAGCGCGAACGGGCGATTTTGTTTCATTTACGACGGGTTGGCGAGCAAAGCGAGCGTCAGCTGCGCGTTGATTTACGTGGCTCAGACGCTGATCTGCGGCGTAGTTATACCGAATTGCATGAACGTGGCTTGATTGCCTTGGGTAGTTTGGTTTCACGACCTGCGGCCAAACCCAAACGTGAATGGAGTGCCCAGCCAACCAGCGCCAATCCAGCCGAAGCCTTGGCTGAGTTGAGCAAAGCGCCACGCTTGGCCGCAATTTTTCAGGCGATTTTAGAACAAGCAGTGGATGGCGAGCCAGTGCTGTTGCCTGAGTTGCGTGATGTTGGCGCAACCTTGAACCATTTGCGTAGTTTGGCCTTGCGCAATTTGATTCAGCTTGAGCAAATTGAGGTGCGCCGCGACCCGCTGCTGGGGCGCATCCCACCCTTGGAGTTTCCGCCCGAGCTGACGCTTGAGCAAGAACGTGGTTGGCGGCAAATTGTTGCGGCCCAAGATACAGCAAGTCGAACTGGCAAGGCTAAACCAATGTTGCTGCATGGCGTGACGGGTAGTGGCAAAACCGAGCTGTATCTACGGGCAATTGGCCGAGCTTTGCGCAATGGCGGCCAAGCTTTAGTGCTCGTGCCTGAAATCGCCCTGACAACCCAGCTGGTGCGCCGTTTTGCTGCCCGCTTTCCGCAACAATTGGCGGTGCTGCACTCCGAGTTGAGCGTTGGTGAGCGCTACGATGAATGGCGGCGTTTGCGGCGTGGCGATGCTCAGGTGGCAATTGGCTCACGTTCAGCAATTTGGTCGCCGATGGGCAAATTGCAGCTGATTATTGTTGATGAAGAACATGAACATTCCTTCAAGCACGAGGCCACGCCCTATTATCACGCCCGTGATTTGGCAGTAAAATTGGCCGAATTGGCTGGAGCTGTGTTGATTTTGGGCAGTGCCACGCCCTCGCTAGAAACAGCCTACGCCGTGCAGATCAACAAATATGAAGTGTTGGAATTGCACGAACGGGTTGGGCGCAAAACGGTGGCAGGGGTCACCAAAGCTGATCCTATCCCCATGCCGCCAGTGCAAATTGTGGATATGCGCAGCGAACTCAAGGCGGGTGTGCGTTCGATGTTTAGTCGCCCGTTGCAAAGTGCGATTCAACGCACCCTCGATAAGCGCGAACAAACGATTTTATTTTTGAATCGGCGTGGGATTGCCTCGTTTGTGATGTGTCGCGATTGTGGCACGACGATTCAATGCCCCCGTTGTGCCGTAGCCTTGGCGGTGCACGCAACCGAGGGCGACGCGGCTGCACCTGCGACCCTGCGTTGCCATTATTGTGGCCATGTCGATTGGGTTCCGCGCAACTGCCCAAGCTGTTTCAGCACCCGCATTCGTGATTTTGGGGTCGGTACGCAGCGGGTGGTTGAAGAGGTCAAATTGCTCTATCCTCAAGCGCGGGTGATGCGCTGGGATCGCGATGTGACTGGGCGCAAAGGCTCACACGAAGCGTTACTGAATCAATTTACCCAGCACGAAGCCGATATTTTGGTGGGAACTCAGATGGTTGCCAAGGGCTTTGATTTGCCGTTGGTGACCTTGGTTGGAGTGATTACCGCCGATACTGCGCTGAATTTGCCCGATTTTCGTTCGGGCGAGCGCACATTTCAATTGTTGGCGCAAGTGGCGGGGCGGGCAGGACGGCGGGCGGGCGGCGGTCAGGTGATTATCCAAAGCTATAATCCTGAACATTATGCAATTCAGGCTGCCGCCCAGCACGATTATCGTCAATTTTATCGCGAAGAAATTGCCTTTCGCCGCACCGCCCACTATCCACCATTCAGCCGCTTGATTCGCTTTATGACACAATCGCCATCGAACAAAACTGTCGAGCGGGTTGTGCGCCAATTCGATACCCAACTGCGCGAGGAGCTAGAACGGCGGCGCATCCGCGATTGGGCGATTATTGGACCGTCGCCAGCCTTTTTGCAAAAAGTGCGCGACCTCTATCGTTGGCATATTCTGGTGCGCCTGCCCGACCCGACTGATTTATTGCATGACTTAAAAATCCCCTCAGGCTGGACGATCGACGTTGATCCGATTAGTTTGTTGTGA
- the pfkA gene encoding 6-phosphofructokinase produces MHRIAVLTSGGDSPGMNPAIRAVTRTALHAGCEVFGVYRGYAGLIQNDMRRLEYKDVGGIIQRGGTMLLTARSPEFMTPAGREKAMENLRWHGIEGLVVIGGDGSLRGAAALTAEHGLPTICLPGTIDNDMYGTDMSIGADTALNTVLEAIDKIKDTASSHQRAFIIETMGRHSGYLALMGGLAGGAEAILIPEIPDTTIEDVVEVIKRSFRKGKTNCVIVAAEGAHLNAQTIQDQINQIDAEESGFSFSFRTRATILGHIQRGGSPSAFDRTLATRLGSGAVELLLSGKNGGLVGMQSRKLTVTPYDEVLANPKVLDAKLYELSKILDRY; encoded by the coding sequence ATGCATCGCATTGCCGTTTTAACCAGTGGTGGCGACTCCCCAGGGATGAATCCCGCAATTCGTGCAGTCACACGGACTGCGCTCCATGCAGGTTGTGAAGTGTTTGGCGTATATCGAGGCTATGCTGGCCTCATTCAAAATGATATGCGTCGGCTTGAATATAAAGATGTTGGCGGCATTATTCAACGGGGTGGCACAATGCTGCTCACCGCCCGCTCGCCCGAATTTATGACTCCCGCTGGCCGTGAAAAAGCCATGGAGAATTTGCGCTGGCATGGCATCGAAGGCTTGGTGGTGATTGGCGGCGATGGTTCGTTGCGCGGGGCAGCGGCCCTGACCGCTGAACATGGCCTGCCCACAATCTGTCTGCCAGGCACAATCGATAACGATATGTACGGCACTGATATGAGCATTGGTGCTGATACGGCGCTCAACACGGTGTTGGAAGCGATTGATAAAATTAAAGATACGGCTTCATCGCACCAACGCGCCTTTATCATCGAAACCATGGGTCGTCACTCAGGCTATTTGGCCTTGATGGGTGGTTTGGCTGGCGGCGCTGAGGCAATTTTAATTCCCGAAATTCCTGATACTACGATTGAAGATGTGGTTGAAGTGATCAAGCGTTCGTTTCGCAAGGGTAAAACCAACTGCGTGATTGTGGCAGCCGAAGGGGCGCATTTGAACGCCCAAACCATCCAAGACCAAATTAACCAAATCGATGCCGAGGAAAGCGGCTTTAGCTTTAGCTTCCGCACGCGGGCCACAATTTTGGGTCATATTCAGCGCGGCGGCTCGCCCTCGGCCTTTGATCGCACGTTGGCAACCCGGCTTGGTTCGGGCGCGGTCGAGTTGTTGCTATCAGGCAAGAATGGTGGTTTGGTTGGCATGCAATCACGCAAATTAACCGTCACGCCCTATGATGAAGTGCTGGCGAATCCCAAAGTGCTTGATGCCAAGCTCTACGAACTTTCCAAAATTCTTGATCGCTACTAA
- a CDS encoding DUF2270 domain-containing protein, which yields MQRPTFIPPSPTEPPTMRGPRVTTAAPMPRAPLPITRPLTPNEFNTALVHLYRGELTRANTWRVRLDGTTNWAVLTTGATLSFAFSSPSNTPVMILLNSLLIMFFLFIEARRYRFYDLWRTRVRVMETEFFADMLAPEPDSDTGGPHWRELLAQDLMEPHFNISLLEAMSRRLRRNYVWIFALLALSWVTKVGIHPTIAQSFGEVYDRAAVGPLPSWFMLLFGAAFNGGLVWLGWLGEQSQESSGEILSRNEARDKMGSGTPNE from the coding sequence ATGCAACGCCCAACCTTTATTCCGCCGAGCCCGACTGAGCCACCAACCATGCGTGGCCCACGGGTTACCACAGCCGCACCAATGCCCCGTGCGCCGCTGCCAATTACTCGACCGCTAACTCCCAATGAATTTAACACCGCCTTGGTGCATTTGTATCGTGGCGAATTGACTCGCGCCAACACATGGCGGGTACGACTCGATGGCACAACCAATTGGGCCGTGCTAACAACTGGGGCGACGCTTTCGTTTGCCTTCAGCAGCCCCAGCAATACCCCCGTGATGATTCTGCTCAATTCGTTGTTGATTATGTTTTTCTTGTTTATCGAGGCGCGGCGCTATCGCTTTTACGATTTGTGGCGGACGCGGGTGCGGGTGATGGAAACCGAATTTTTCGCCGATATGCTTGCACCAGAGCCAGATAGCGATACTGGCGGGCCACATTGGCGCGAACTTTTGGCCCAAGATTTAATGGAGCCACATTTTAATATTAGCCTACTCGAAGCCATGAGCCGACGTTTACGGCGTAATTATGTATGGATTTTTGCCCTGCTGGCTTTGAGCTGGGTCACCAAAGTGGGCATTCATCCTACAATTGCCCAATCGTTTGGTGAGGTGTATGATCGGGCGGCGGTAGGCCCGTTGCCAAGTTGGTTTATGCTCTTGTTTGGGGCGGCCTTCAATGGTGGCTTAGTCTGGCTAGGTTGGCTAGGCGAGCAATCACAAGAATCAAGTGGCGAAATTCTGAGCCGTAACGAAGCCCGCGATAAAATGGGCAGCGGTACGCCCAACGAATAA